In Reichenbachiella agarivorans, one genomic interval encodes:
- a CDS encoding 2-phosphosulfolactate phosphatase, translating into MNHSIDVCLSPNLIDLYDLKGKIVVVVDILRATSVMTTALAHGAKEIIPVEHLDEAKGYLTKKGYLCAAERGGQQIEGFPLDNSPFSYMDESIVGASIVITTTNGTLAIKRSEEADEILIGSFLNLSSIADYIKMQNKDVLVHCAGWKGKTNMEDTLFAGALVEKLKLSHQLGCDTPHMALTYWEAVKADLSETIANSSHAKRLNGLNITEDISFCMRIDEYQVVPKMKGDKLVAV; encoded by the coding sequence TTGAATCACAGCATTGACGTATGTCTATCTCCTAACTTGATAGACCTGTATGACCTCAAGGGAAAAATTGTAGTAGTAGTGGACATACTTAGAGCCACTTCTGTCATGACCACTGCCCTGGCACATGGAGCCAAGGAAATCATCCCCGTAGAGCATCTCGATGAGGCCAAGGGGTATTTAACAAAAAAGGGATATTTGTGTGCCGCGGAGAGAGGTGGCCAACAAATAGAAGGATTTCCTCTCGACAACTCACCGTTTAGCTACATGGACGAAAGCATCGTAGGTGCATCCATTGTGATCACAACTACCAACGGTACTTTGGCAATCAAGCGATCAGAAGAAGCAGATGAAATCCTAATTGGGTCGTTTTTGAACCTATCGAGTATCGCAGATTACATCAAGATGCAAAACAAAGATGTGTTGGTACATTGTGCAGGATGGAAAGGCAAGACCAACATGGAGGATACACTCTTTGCAGGTGCATTGGTAGAAAAACTCAAACTCAGTCACCAACTGGGCTGTGACACACCTCATATGGCTCTTACCTACTGGGAAGCTGTGAAGGCGGACCTATCAGAGACCATCGCCAATTCATCTCATGCCAAGCGACTCAATGGACTGAACATCACAGAAGACATATCGTTTTGCATGCGCATAGATGAGTACCAGGTAGTCCCAAAAATGAAAGGAGACAAACTCGTCGCTGTCTAA
- a CDS encoding DUF4783 domain-containing protein — MRKQIVTTLILASLSFWSYGQSTTDQIEQAFNAGSAKELIKYFNQVTEVKINDVGANYSKAQAEPLLRDFFQQNPPNSFEYIHKGNSPEGLKYNIGLYSSRSKNYRVVLLLKKVKDEYVVDTINFNED, encoded by the coding sequence ATGAGAAAACAAATCGTCACGACCCTTATCTTAGCATCCCTTTCGTTTTGGAGCTATGGACAAAGTACCACAGATCAAATTGAGCAAGCTTTCAATGCAGGCAGTGCCAAGGAATTGATCAAGTATTTTAACCAAGTGACAGAAGTAAAAATCAATGACGTAGGAGCCAATTATAGCAAAGCACAAGCTGAGCCCTTGCTTCGAGATTTCTTTCAACAAAACCCTCCAAACAGTTTTGAGTACATTCACAAAGGAAATTCTCCTGAAGGACTCAAGTACAACATAGGACTCTACTCCTCGCGATCCAAAAACTACCGTGTCGTTCTCCTCCTCAAAAAAGTAAAAGACGAATATGTAGTCGATACCATCAATTTCAATGAAGATTAA
- a CDS encoding glycosyltransferase, whose amino-acid sequence MIKYSVIVPVYNRPHEMKELLDSMAVQTRKDIEIIVVEDGSTDRCDHLMSGYDLNIDYFYKPNTGPGDSRNFGMTKAKGDYLLFFDSDCLLPEDYFEQLDRGIAHQQPDAFGGPDAAHASFSDVQKAINYAMTSFLTTGGIRGGKKQLDKYQPRSFNMGISKEVYARVGGFSDIHPGEDPDLSFRIMEQGFKVVLIPQAKVFHKRRIDFSKFLKQVYKFGVVRVILNKWYPATKKTVYFLPSLFFIGVSLTVLLAVCYRVVFFLPLILYSVLLLVDAIRLGNSLKVSLMAIPAAWIQLLAYGFGFLKSMWKLHVLGLPERKAFPSFFFDKKKP is encoded by the coding sequence GTGATCAAATATTCTGTCATCGTACCAGTTTACAACCGTCCCCATGAGATGAAGGAACTCCTAGATAGTATGGCAGTTCAAACCCGAAAGGATATTGAGATTATTGTGGTGGAGGATGGATCAACGGATCGCTGTGATCATCTGATGAGTGGGTATGATCTGAATATTGATTATTTCTACAAGCCGAATACGGGACCAGGAGATAGTAGGAATTTTGGGATGACCAAAGCCAAAGGAGACTATTTGCTTTTTTTCGATTCGGATTGCTTACTGCCGGAGGATTATTTTGAGCAGTTGGATAGGGGGATCGCACACCAGCAGCCAGATGCCTTTGGAGGGCCGGATGCTGCTCATGCATCTTTCTCAGATGTACAAAAGGCCATTAATTATGCGATGACCTCCTTCTTGACAACAGGGGGCATTCGTGGTGGCAAAAAGCAATTAGACAAGTACCAACCTCGGAGTTTCAACATGGGGATATCCAAGGAAGTGTATGCACGAGTAGGTGGGTTCTCGGACATTCACCCTGGAGAGGATCCTGATTTGAGTTTTCGTATCATGGAGCAAGGTTTCAAGGTAGTATTGATCCCTCAGGCCAAGGTGTTTCACAAGCGCAGAATAGATTTTTCTAAATTTCTCAAACAAGTCTATAAATTCGGTGTGGTACGTGTCATTCTGAACAAATGGTATCCTGCTACCAAGAAAACAGTTTATTTTTTGCCCTCTCTATTTTTTATAGGAGTGAGCCTCACGGTGCTACTTGCTGTGTGTTATCGAGTGGTTTTCTTCTTGCCGCTGATACTCTACTCGGTCCTACTGCTAGTGGACGCGATCCGACTGGGTAATTCTCTCAAAGTGTCACTGATGGCTATACCCGCAGCTTGGATTCAGTTATTGGCTTATGGTTTTGGGTTTCTCAAGTCAATGTGGAAACTTCACGTTTTGGGTCTGCCAGAGCGAAAGGCCTTTCCTTCTTTTTTCTTCGACAAAAAGAAACCCTGA
- a CDS encoding deoxyguanosinetriphosphate triphosphohydrolase gives MIQMNWNDLMSSQRLGEDFKPKPHPEGNLRSEFEADYDRIIFSRPFRNLQDKTQVFPLPDQDFVHTRLTHSLEVSSVGRSLGKNAGARILHKYPTLENLTPSDFGAVVGAAALAHDVGNPPFGHSGETAISDFFSHHHMGQQLKQEMTKEEWEDLTHFEGNAQGFRLLTSNQRQGLKLTKATLAAFTKYPCYAAFEGRDKSRKSQKKYGFFQSESNIFKEMAESVGLISLTEHVWARHPLAFLVEAADDICYSIIDLEDGFGLGLVSYVEARDFLAAILKEKYMPDKLEKIPSDKEKIGVLRAVAIQVLIEESTEVFLSHEEEMLAGTFDKAITDLIPSASVLAEISKFSIRHLYQSRQVLEKEAAGFEVIDGLLEAFVLATYNKYYRKESFTGRFKSVFGLLPQDIIYKLDHEAKTPYESMLLITDYISGMTDRSAIKLFRILKGISIN, from the coding sequence ATGATCCAAATGAATTGGAATGATTTGATGTCCTCTCAGCGATTGGGAGAGGATTTCAAACCTAAGCCTCATCCCGAGGGTAATTTGCGGAGCGAGTTCGAGGCAGATTATGATCGAATTATCTTTAGTCGTCCGTTTCGCAACCTTCAGGACAAAACGCAAGTCTTTCCTCTCCCGGATCAGGATTTTGTACATACCAGATTGACACATAGCTTGGAGGTGTCTAGTGTGGGTCGCTCGTTGGGCAAAAACGCTGGTGCCAGGATTTTACATAAATACCCAACTTTGGAAAACCTGACTCCTAGTGATTTTGGAGCGGTGGTAGGTGCTGCAGCATTGGCACATGATGTGGGTAATCCGCCTTTCGGTCATTCTGGAGAAACTGCCATTTCTGACTTTTTTTCGCATCATCACATGGGTCAACAATTGAAACAAGAAATGACCAAGGAAGAATGGGAGGATTTGACTCATTTTGAGGGCAATGCACAAGGTTTTCGTCTGTTGACAAGTAATCAAAGACAGGGATTGAAACTGACCAAGGCTACTTTGGCTGCCTTTACCAAGTATCCTTGTTATGCCGCATTTGAAGGGAGAGACAAATCTAGAAAGAGTCAGAAGAAATATGGTTTTTTTCAATCCGAAAGCAACATATTCAAAGAAATGGCCGAAAGTGTGGGTTTGATTTCCTTAACTGAACATGTTTGGGCAAGGCATCCATTGGCATTTTTGGTAGAAGCGGCAGACGATATTTGTTACAGCATTATTGATTTGGAAGATGGCTTTGGATTAGGCTTGGTGAGCTATGTAGAGGCGAGAGATTTTTTGGCTGCTATTCTCAAAGAAAAGTACATGCCTGACAAACTTGAAAAAATACCGAGTGACAAAGAGAAAATAGGTGTACTGAGAGCTGTTGCCATACAGGTGTTGATTGAGGAGAGTACTGAGGTATTCTTGAGCCATGAAGAAGAAATGTTGGCTGGAACCTTTGACAAGGCAATTACCGATTTGATTCCTTCGGCGAGTGTTTTGGCTGAGATCAGCAAGTTTTCGATCAGACACCTGTATCAGAGTCGTCAAGTTTTAGAAAAAGAGGCTGCTGGTTTTGAAGTGATCGATGGCTTATTGGAGGCTTTTGTGTTGGCTACATATAACAAATACTACCGCAAGGAATCTTTCACGGGACGTTTCAAAAGTGTATTTGGACTACTACCTCAAGATATCATTTACAAACTCGATCATGAAGCAAAGACTCCATATGAGTCCATGTTGTTAATTACAGATTATATTTCTGGTATGACTGATCGATCTGCCATCAAGTTGTTCAGAATATTAAAGGGAATTAGTATAAATTAA
- a CDS encoding SDR family NAD(P)-dependent oxidoreductase: protein MNTPKIAFVTGATSGIGQAIARTLAPEFRLIICGRRQNRLDELRVELEAITEVKTLTFDVGDNKAVQDAVASLPTDWSTVDLLVNNAGNAHGRAPLHEGDIADWDAMIDSNLKGLLHVTRAILPNMVAAKSGDVINISSIAGKEAYENGNVYCATKFGVDAITKSMRMELIEHDIRVMSINPGLVNTEFSSVRFKGDEEKSSAVYEGMLPLLAQDIADVVHFAVNRPAHVNLADTTVLARAQASATKVFKK, encoded by the coding sequence ATGAATACACCGAAAATAGCCTTTGTGACAGGTGCTACTTCTGGGATAGGTCAAGCAATCGCACGTACTCTTGCGCCCGAATTTCGCTTAATTATTTGTGGGAGAAGACAAAATCGCTTGGATGAATTGAGAGTGGAGCTGGAGGCAATCACTGAGGTGAAAACACTGACATTTGATGTAGGAGACAATAAGGCAGTACAAGATGCGGTTGCTTCTTTGCCTACGGACTGGTCAACTGTCGACCTGTTGGTCAACAACGCAGGAAATGCTCATGGTAGAGCTCCTTTGCACGAAGGAGATATTGCTGATTGGGATGCCATGATCGACTCTAACCTCAAAGGTCTACTGCATGTCACTCGTGCGATCTTGCCCAATATGGTGGCTGCCAAATCTGGTGATGTAATCAATATATCGTCTATTGCTGGCAAAGAAGCCTATGAAAATGGGAATGTGTACTGCGCGACCAAATTCGGGGTAGATGCCATCACCAAAAGCATGAGGATGGAGTTGATAGAACATGACATACGTGTGATGTCCATCAATCCTGGTTTGGTTAATACGGAGTTTTCAAGTGTACGATTCAAGGGAGATGAAGAAAAGTCATCTGCTGTGTACGAAGGGATGCTGCCTCTTCTGGCGCAAGACATTGCCGATGTGGTGCATTTTGCGGTGAACAGGCCCGCTCATGTTAATCTTGCCGATACCACGGTTTTGGCAAGGGCACAGGCCAGTGCTACTAAAGTTTTTAAAAAATAA